The Amycolatopsis coloradensis sequence CGCCGCGACCAGCGAATCCACGTAACGTCCGACGCCACCCCGGTCCGCTGGGACGGCGGTCGCGTCGATCAGCACGCGAGGGTCATCGGTCACCCTAGGAGGGTACGGCTGCTCACCGGCTCCGCGGTGAGGAACCGACAAACTGATCGCGCTGGTGGAGACCCCAAACAGCCGAAGCGGCACGCTGCCAGGTGAACTCACTCGAACGGCTGAGACCACGGTCACGCAGCGCAGCCGCATGCTCCGAATGGTCGAGTACGTCACGAAGGGCGTCCGCAAGCGCTTGCGCCTCGCCGGCAGGCACCGCCACGCCCGCTCCCCCGGCCACCTCGACCAGGGCCGGGACGTCCGAGTGCACCACCGGCACCCCGGCCGCCATCGCCTCGATCAGCGGCAACCCGAAACCCTCCGCCCGGCTCGGCATCGCCAGCACCGACGCGCCCCGCAACGTGAACGCCAGTTCCGCGTCGCTCACCTTCCCCAGCACCCGGACGTCGGCGCCGTGCTCGCGCGCCAGCGCCACCGGGTCGATGCCACCCCAGCCCGGCTGGCCTGCCAGCACCAACGGCACCCCGATCCGGCCGACGGCGTCGATCAGCACGTCGATGCCCTTGCGCGGCTCGATCGTCCCGATCGCGAGCACGTACCGCTCCGGCAGCGGGACCTCGGCGAACCCGGCGGGCGGCCGCACACCGTGCGGGATCACGCGCAGCGGCACCGACACCGGCACCAGCGCGGCGAGCTCGTCCGCAATCGCTTGCGTCGGCACGGTCAGCGCGGTCGCCCGCGCCGCGGCCCTCGCGATCACCGCCTTATGCCACGCGACGCCGCGCGGCGTCAGTGTCTCGGGATGCGTCCAGGGCACGGTGTCGTGCACCGCGACCGACAGCGTCCGCCCCTTCGGCACCCGGGCGGGCGCCAGCGGCGTCGGCGCGTGGACCGCGTCGCCACCAGGCCACCACGGCAGCCCCAGCTGCCAGGCGGCGATCAGCGCCCGCGGCGGGGTCGGCAGCACTCGCGGCCCCTCGACCCCCTCGACGACCGCGGCTTCGACGTCGACGTGCCGCGCGACGACGCTCGACACCGTCCATCCCGGCGGCGCGGTCTCGGCGAGCGCCCGCAGCAGTTCGCCGGTGTAGCGGCCGGTCCCGCCGGGGACCGGCGCCAGCAGCTGCTCGGCGAGCACGACCAGTTCGGGCATGGTCTCTATTCTCTCTGGAATGACCAGCACCACCGTCGTCGTGGTCACCTGGCGCGGCGCCGCGCACATCACCGCCTGCCTCGACGCCCTCGCCGCGCAGTCCCGCCCGCATCGGACGCTGGTCGTCGACAACGCCTCCGACGACGGGACGGCCGCCCTCCTCGCCGCCCATCCCTCGAAGCCCGAGGTGCTCCGGCTGCGGCGCAACACCGGTTACGCGGGCGCCATGGCCGCCGCACTGGACAAAGTGGACACCCCGCTGATGGCCTGGTTGAACGACGACGCCGCTCCTGCCTCGGAGTGGCTCGCGACCTGCGAAGACACCCTCGCCCAAGCTCCGCTCGCCGCCGCCGTGAGCGCGCGGCTGACGCTGGCCGACGGGAGCGTCCAGTCCACCGGCGTCCGCCTGACCGCCGACGGTCACGGCGCCGACCTGCCGGAACCCGCCGACGAGGTCTTCGGTTTCTGCGGGGGCGCGGCCGTGCTGAACGTGGAGGCGCTCCGTTCCGTCGGCGGTGTCCCGGCCTCCTACTTCTGCTACTACGAGGACACCGACACCGCGTGGCGGCTGCGGCTGGCGGGCTGGGACATCGTGGGCGCCGAAGCCGAGGTCACCCATCGGCATGGCGCGAGCACCCGGCCGGGTTCGGCCCCGTTCCATCTGTGGAATGAACGCAACCGCCTGCTGACCCTCCTGCGGTGCGCTCCCCGCGCGGTGGCGATCCGCCAGCTGGTGAAATTCGCGGTCCTGACCGCGGTACTCCCCCTTCGAGGGAAACCGGACGCGCCGAACTTCCGTCTGAGCCTCCGGTGCCGGGTACTGGGCGCGGTCGCCGCCCGCCTGCCGCGCACGCTGCTCGAGCGGCGGGCCATCGGGCGGCGGGCGACACTGGGCCGAGGCGCGGTCTGGGACGCGTGGGCGGGCAATTAAGCTTGCCCCAATCGAGAGCAGGGAGTACGGCTTTGGCGCAGGGGGAAACGCAACCGGTCGTCTCGGTGATCGTGGTGAACTACCGGGGAGCGGCCGACACCGTCACCTGCCTGCGCGCACTCGCCGAACACGACTACCCGAACCTCGAGGTCATCTGCGTCGACAACGCCTCCGGCGGCACCGACGTGGCCGAGATCAGAGCCGCGGCCCCGGGCGTCAAGCTCGTCGAGTCCCCGGTGAACTCCGGCTTCGCGGGAGGCTGCAACCTCGGCGCGCAGCACGCCACCGGCACCGTCCTCGCCTTCCTCAACAACGACGCCCGTCCGGCTCCCGGCTGGGTCGGCGCGGCAGTGGCCGAGCTGCGCGCGCAGCCGACGGTCGCCGCGGTGGCCAGCAAGGTCCTCGACTGGGACGGCACCGGCACCGACTTCGTCGACGCGGGCCTCACCTGGTTCGGCATGGGCTACAAGCGCCACGCGGGCAGCCCCCTGGCCGACGTCCCCGCCGCCGAACACGAGATCGCCAAGGACGTCCTGTTCGCGACCGGTTCGGCGATGTTCGTCCGCGCCGGGGTGTTCGCCGAACTCGGCGGCTTCGACGAGCGGTTCTTCATGTTCTACGAGGACGTCGACCTCGGCTGGCGCCTGAACCTGCGCGGCTGGCGCGTGCGCTACGTGCCGGAGTCGCTGACCTACCATCGGCACCACGCCACGATGTCCACAGTGGACGCACCGGACTCCGGACGCGAGACGTTCCTTCTGGAACGCAACGCCTTGGCGGCGCTGTACAAGAACCTTTCCGACGAAACGCTGGCGCGCGCGCTGCCCGCCGCGCTGGCGCT is a genomic window containing:
- a CDS encoding glycosyltransferase, producing the protein MTSTTVVVVTWRGAAHITACLDALAAQSRPHRTLVVDNASDDGTAALLAAHPSKPEVLRLRRNTGYAGAMAAALDKVDTPLMAWLNDDAAPASEWLATCEDTLAQAPLAAAVSARLTLADGSVQSTGVRLTADGHGADLPEPADEVFGFCGGAAVLNVEALRSVGGVPASYFCYYEDTDTAWRLRLAGWDIVGAEAEVTHRHGASTRPGSAPFHLWNERNRLLTLLRCAPRAVAIRQLVKFAVLTAVLPLRGKPDAPNFRLSLRCRVLGAVAARLPRTLLERRAIGRRATLGRGAVWDAWAGN
- a CDS encoding glycosyltransferase family 1 protein; its protein translation is MPELVVLAEQLLAPVPGGTGRYTGELLRALAETAPPGWTVSSVVARHVDVEAAVVEGVEGPRVLPTPPRALIAAWQLGLPWWPGGDAVHAPTPLAPARVPKGRTLSVAVHDTVPWTHPETLTPRGVAWHKAVIARAAARATALTVPTQAIADELAALVPVSVPLRVIPHGVRPPAGFAEVPLPERYVLAIGTIEPRKGIDVLIDAVGRIGVPLVLAGQPGWGGIDPVALAREHGADVRVLGKVSDAELAFTLRGASVLAMPSRAEGFGLPLIEAMAAGVPVVHSDVPALVEVAGGAGVAVPAGEAQALADALRDVLDHSEHAAALRDRGLSRSSEFTWQRAASAVWGLHQRDQFVGSSPRSR